Proteins found in one Subtercola endophyticus genomic segment:
- a CDS encoding TetR/AcrR family transcriptional regulator, with protein MADRKNERQRLLTLVGDVILAEGVSTLSLSGLARSIGSNNRMLLYYFGSKEDLLAEATLEVFRRFPRISTMTAGLIGESPLADRLVAGWLALSHPDNLPFLRLFFETFGVASHAPEQNQSLLNTMGTNWADDLTNALRRDGLSEADARMLGVQVLALWRGLQFDLVRGTPAEVLDAAHPPAIRALLAPYGK; from the coding sequence ATGGCAGATCGCAAGAATGAACGACAGAGGCTCCTCACTCTGGTCGGAGATGTAATTCTCGCAGAAGGTGTCAGCACTCTGAGCTTGAGCGGGCTCGCCCGCTCCATCGGCTCGAACAATCGCATGCTGCTGTACTATTTCGGCTCGAAAGAAGATCTGCTGGCCGAGGCCACCTTGGAGGTCTTTCGCCGGTTTCCGAGAATCAGTACCATGACCGCAGGGCTGATCGGCGAGTCACCGCTCGCCGATCGGCTCGTCGCGGGGTGGCTCGCGCTGAGTCACCCCGACAACCTGCCCTTTCTGCGGCTGTTCTTCGAGACCTTCGGCGTCGCCTCGCACGCGCCCGAACAGAATCAGTCGCTTCTGAATACCATGGGCACGAACTGGGCGGATGATCTGACAAACGCCCTCAGGAGAGACGGCCTGAGCGAGGCCGACGCGCGGATGCTCGGGGTGCAGGTGCTGGCCCTGTGGCGCGGTCTGCAGTTCGACCTCGTGCGAGGCACTCCTGCCGAGGTGCTCGACGCCGCGCATCCGCCCGCCATCAGAGCGCTGCTCGCGCCCTACGGCAAGTAG
- a CDS encoding dodecin: MANHTYRLTEIVGTSPEGTDAAIRNGIARASETIRNIDWFEVVGTRGEIEGGAIANFQVTLKVGFRLEEPGE; encoded by the coding sequence ATGGCCAATCACACCTATCGCCTGACCGAGATCGTCGGCACGTCGCCCGAGGGAACGGATGCTGCGATCCGGAACGGCATCGCGCGCGCCAGCGAGACCATCCGCAACATCGACTGGTTCGAGGTCGTCGGCACGCGCGGGGAGATCGAGGGCGGCGCCATCGCGAACTTCCAGGTGACCTTGAAGGTCGGTTTCCGCCTCGAAGAGCCTGGCGAATAA
- a CDS encoding LysM peptidoglycan-binding domain-containing protein, with protein sequence MLSSHPLTVVAAVFVASALTAGLVGCTGTNAGPSPSATVRATESAAAAAAAPSTSAPAPSPAPVPAPVESTDSTFRPVDSGSRTGASGSTSSDSTGTTGRYVVADGDTLIDISFRFGVDVTELVGASDTRYDYGSSSIQPGDVITFKSAPFGHQ encoded by the coding sequence ATGCTGTCGAGCCACCCGCTCACCGTTGTGGCGGCAGTCTTTGTGGCATCAGCGCTGACAGCCGGGTTGGTCGGATGCACTGGAACGAACGCCGGCCCGTCGCCCTCGGCAACCGTTCGGGCCACGGAATCGGCAGCCGCAGCGGCAGCCGCGCCAAGCACATCGGCACCCGCACCGTCGCCGGCACCGGTACCGGCACCGGTGGAGTCGACGGACTCGACGTTCCGTCCGGTCGACTCAGGCTCGCGAACCGGCGCGAGCGGATCGACATCGAGCGACTCGACGGGCACGACAGGCCGGTATGTCGTGGCTGACGGCGACACTCTGATCGACATCTCGTTTCGATTCGGCGTCGACGTCACCGAGCTCGTTGGCGCGAGCGACACACGATACGACTACGGGTCTTCGAGCATCCAACCCGGCGACGTGATCACGTTCAAGTCGGCGCCGTTTGGCCACCAGTGA
- a CDS encoding GNAT family N-acetyltransferase produces the protein MSAVPVPDSPSLRPADLGDRTECVALWVQACAERDGQAYPGVAERAAPKFDDRVAWIVAEHPAGEIVGFALATKPGSADQSDPPAAAVLGLLAVDPHVQMAGLGRKLLAKITGELADLGFEQAVLHVLSENTAAIRLYESAGWMPVGPPIEHSLLKRPSQTYVVELA, from the coding sequence ATGAGCGCAGTACCCGTGCCCGACTCGCCCAGTCTTCGCCCGGCAGACCTCGGCGACAGAACGGAGTGTGTCGCCTTATGGGTGCAAGCGTGCGCCGAGCGGGATGGCCAGGCCTACCCCGGCGTTGCCGAACGCGCCGCGCCCAAGTTCGACGACCGCGTCGCGTGGATCGTGGCCGAGCATCCCGCGGGCGAGATCGTCGGCTTCGCTTTAGCGACGAAGCCGGGCAGCGCTGATCAGAGCGATCCGCCCGCCGCAGCCGTGCTCGGCCTGCTCGCTGTCGACCCGCACGTGCAGATGGCCGGCCTGGGCCGAAAGCTGCTCGCGAAAATCACGGGCGAACTCGCTGATCTCGGTTTCGAGCAAGCCGTTCTGCACGTCTTGTCAGAGAACACGGCAGCCATTCGGCTGTACGAATCGGCAGGCTGGATGCCCGTCGGACCGCCCATCGAACACTCCCTGCTGAAGCGACCATCGCAGACCTACGTCGTGGAACTCGCCTGA
- a CDS encoding GDSL-type esterase/lipase family protein: MSELGPDFDPRWHPIWTQAMTDFRGEDEEEPFVDVTVRMTVPASIAGTGIRAELSNLFGDEPVVIAHGAIGVDSGTGSRPGGGPGGGPGTWFVDVTFNGHPSVEIPAGESRWSDAVTVAVAHSGSIVVDLYLPEPTPYATANGFTFQRSAHGDFVGSSAFPFADSTPQSDGESGEVPTSEPEPEPEGTGWSLPAGGPFLRTLEVAGPRPRAVIVCLGSSSTAMGWPQFTAGLLSADARIAVLNRGIAGNRLRLDAPQPTPSWGRAGLSRFDEDVLGTAGATHVVIAYNSNDFGLPGRVTSADEMPTTAQMIDAYEELVDRSHAAGLTVILATITPLSPELALDTIREGLRRAINEWMRASAHPLVDFDAAIRSETNPSRLDAAYAAPDDTHPNVNGEKRLAQAMLDALQRLPGFAI; this comes from the coding sequence ATGAGCGAGCTCGGCCCAGACTTCGACCCGCGCTGGCATCCGATCTGGACTCAGGCGATGACCGACTTTCGCGGCGAAGACGAAGAAGAGCCGTTCGTCGACGTAACGGTGCGGATGACCGTTCCGGCCAGCATCGCAGGCACCGGCATCCGCGCGGAGCTCAGCAACCTCTTCGGCGACGAACCGGTGGTCATCGCACACGGCGCCATCGGGGTCGACAGCGGCACCGGCAGCAGGCCCGGCGGCGGCCCCGGCGGCGGCCCCGGCACCTGGTTCGTCGACGTGACTTTCAACGGGCATCCCTCTGTCGAGATACCGGCGGGCGAGTCGCGATGGAGCGATGCGGTCACGGTGGCCGTAGCCCACTCAGGCTCCATCGTCGTCGACCTCTACCTGCCCGAACCGACACCGTACGCTACGGCCAACGGATTCACGTTCCAGCGATCAGCGCACGGCGACTTCGTCGGATCAAGCGCGTTTCCCTTCGCCGACTCAACGCCGCAGTCCGACGGTGAGTCGGGCGAGGTGCCGACATCCGAACCCGAACCCGAACCCGAGGGAACCGGCTGGTCGCTCCCCGCCGGAGGCCCGTTCCTTCGCACACTCGAAGTCGCGGGCCCCAGGCCACGAGCCGTCATCGTCTGCCTCGGCAGCTCGAGCACAGCGATGGGGTGGCCGCAATTCACTGCCGGCCTCCTTTCCGCCGACGCCCGTATCGCCGTTCTCAACCGCGGAATCGCCGGCAACCGCCTCCGCCTCGATGCGCCACAGCCGACCCCATCGTGGGGCCGGGCAGGGCTGTCTCGCTTCGACGAAGACGTGCTGGGCACCGCCGGCGCGACGCACGTGGTGATCGCCTACAACAGCAATGACTTCGGCCTTCCGGGCCGAGTCACGTCGGCTGACGAGATGCCTACGACCGCGCAGATGATCGACGCGTACGAAGAACTCGTCGACCGGTCCCACGCCGCAGGGCTCACGGTGATCCTCGCCACCATCACCCCGCTCAGCCCAGAGCTCGCGCTCGACACGATCAGAGAGGGCCTCCGTCGTGCGATCAACGAGTGGATGCGAGCATCCGCTCACCCGCTCGTCGACTTCGACGCGGCCATCCGGTCGGAGACAAACCCGTCGCGGCTCGACGCCGCATACGCCGCCCCGGATGACACGCATCCCAACGTCAACGGCGAGAAACGCCTGGCGCAAGCGATGCTCGACGCGCTGCAGCGGCTTCCCGGATTCGCCATCTAA
- a CDS encoding ABC transporter substrate-binding protein: MNPSPALSRPFDRRQFLRFAGIGGAAIGGAAVLAACSTGSPTSVASTAAAAAGSFGTIGLALSWIKNVEFAGEYFATDKGYFTSAGFDEVTLLAGGGQTSPVETVVSGQALVGLVADGSQVGASVSQGAPIKIIGAHLVKSASCLLSLEEKTPIKTLAEVKGKKIGLQASVIPEFQALLELNGMTIDDIEVVTVQYDIAPLISGACDAFCSFATNEPLIAEEDGYTPVIMYFADYGLPLVGDAIIATEDTINSKRDLLKAFLKAESQGWADAINNPTQSATYAVTKFGADQDLNQDQQVAEIKAQSLLMVDADVLKNGLLTISDDLIAGNVKAMVALGYTVTADMFDLSLLKEVYSENPDLIVSLPVSTAS; encoded by the coding sequence ATGAACCCGAGCCCCGCCCTCTCCCGTCCGTTCGACCGCCGTCAGTTCTTGAGATTCGCCGGCATCGGCGGCGCTGCCATCGGAGGGGCCGCCGTCTTGGCCGCCTGCTCGACAGGCAGCCCGACCTCGGTCGCATCGACGGCAGCCGCCGCCGCCGGAAGCTTCGGCACCATCGGCCTCGCGCTGAGCTGGATCAAGAACGTCGAGTTCGCCGGCGAATACTTCGCCACCGACAAGGGCTATTTCACGAGCGCCGGCTTCGACGAAGTCACCCTGCTCGCCGGAGGCGGCCAGACGTCACCGGTCGAGACCGTGGTCAGTGGTCAGGCACTCGTCGGATTGGTAGCCGACGGCAGTCAGGTCGGAGCATCCGTTTCGCAAGGAGCGCCGATCAAGATCATCGGCGCGCACCTGGTGAAGAGCGCGAGCTGCCTGCTTTCGCTGGAGGAGAAGACGCCGATCAAGACTCTGGCCGAGGTGAAGGGCAAGAAGATCGGCCTTCAGGCGTCGGTGATTCCCGAGTTTCAGGCGCTTCTCGAGCTCAACGGCATGACGATCGACGATATCGAGGTCGTCACTGTGCAGTACGACATCGCCCCCCTGATCTCCGGCGCGTGCGACGCGTTCTGCTCGTTCGCAACGAATGAGCCGCTCATCGCCGAAGAAGACGGCTATACCCCCGTGATCATGTACTTCGCCGACTACGGGCTGCCCCTAGTGGGCGACGCGATCATCGCAACCGAAGATACGATCAACAGCAAGCGCGACCTGCTGAAGGCGTTCTTGAAGGCCGAATCACAGGGCTGGGCCGATGCGATCAACAACCCCACCCAGTCGGCCACTTACGCCGTCACGAAATTCGGCGCCGATCAAGATCTCAACCAAGACCAGCAAGTCGCCGAGATCAAGGCGCAGAGTCTGCTGATGGTCGACGCCGATGTGCTGAAAAACGGCCTGCTCACCATCAGCGACGACCTCATCGCCGGCAATGTGAAGGCCATGGTGGCGCTCGGGTACACGGTGACCGCGGACATGTTCGATCTCAGCTTGCTGAAAGAGGTGTACAGCGAGAACCCCGACCTCATTGTGAGCCTGCCCGTGTCGACCGCGAGCTGA
- a CDS encoding SDR family oxidoreductase: MITPAAAAAAWGERDARINSISPGIISTPMGRLELAGPGGAGMRAMLDASATKRLGTPEDIANATEFLLDPRSSFITGTDLLVDGGVISALRSGKLALPSA, translated from the coding sequence ATGATCACCCCCGCGGCTGCTGCGGCGGCCTGGGGCGAACGCGATGCACGCATCAACTCGATCAGCCCCGGCATCATCTCGACTCCGATGGGACGACTCGAACTGGCCGGCCCCGGGGGCGCGGGCATGCGCGCGATGCTCGATGCTTCGGCGACGAAGCGACTCGGAACGCCAGAAGACATCGCGAACGCAACGGAGTTTCTGCTCGACCCGCGCTCGAGTTTCATCACGGGCACCGATCTGCTCGTCGACGGTGGCGTCATCTCCGCCCTCCGTTCGGGAAAGCTCGCTCTTCCGTCAGCGTAG
- a CDS encoding NtaA/DmoA family FMN-dependent monooxygenase (This protein belongs to a clade of FMN-dependent monooxygenases, within a broader family of flavin-dependent oxidoreductases, the luciferase-like monooxygenase (LMM) family, some of whose members use coenzyme F420 rather than FMN.), giving the protein MSQKITIGMFQTGGVRPTWKIAGREADANFTDLDYWTDLAKKCEAAGADFLFLADSYGYPTLNGSIIPTSIERNVQFSTVDAQMLMSAMASVTTSLGLVTTISTTVEKPPIVTRQYRTLDHLTKGRIGWNIVTGSGQAGSALLFGEPLMPHDDRYAKADDHVELSLKYWEGCWESDAFKHDRATGTWADPTKVHEIEHDGPYFSAKGVLVTPPSPQVTPTLFQAGASAPGRALAAKYAEAVFLAAESQALADQISDIKRLAEENGRGRDAVKCLIAGTFRVADTHEQAVADHQALTESVSLEHAATLYAYFTGIDLLSLDFDKPIPESAANSDNGRTNVERFLGPNAPTVREILTEFRSNGVMGKPFLGTAEEAVDQAVALLEETGADGLLVQPESDGSHNVFFEKVMPELRKRGLLKDAPTGTTLREQLFGEGNKLLPDAHPGARFRRG; this is encoded by the coding sequence ATGAGCCAGAAGATTACGATCGGAATGTTTCAGACCGGGGGAGTGCGCCCCACGTGGAAGATCGCGGGCCGCGAGGCCGACGCGAATTTCACCGACCTCGACTACTGGACCGACCTCGCGAAGAAGTGCGAGGCGGCCGGCGCCGACTTCTTATTCCTCGCCGATTCGTACGGCTACCCGACACTGAACGGGTCGATCATCCCGACGTCGATCGAACGTAATGTGCAGTTCTCGACAGTGGATGCCCAGATGCTCATGTCGGCAATGGCCTCGGTCACGACCTCCCTCGGGCTCGTCACGACCATCTCCACGACGGTGGAGAAGCCGCCGATCGTGACGCGGCAATATCGCACGCTCGACCATCTCACGAAGGGCCGCATCGGCTGGAACATCGTGACCGGGTCGGGACAGGCCGGCTCGGCACTGCTCTTCGGCGAGCCGCTGATGCCGCACGACGACCGGTACGCGAAGGCCGACGATCACGTCGAGCTGTCGCTGAAGTACTGGGAAGGCTGCTGGGAGAGCGATGCGTTCAAGCATGACCGAGCGACGGGAACCTGGGCCGACCCCACCAAGGTGCACGAGATCGAGCACGACGGACCCTACTTCTCGGCGAAGGGCGTGCTCGTCACGCCGCCGAGCCCGCAGGTGACGCCCACGCTGTTTCAGGCGGGCGCGTCGGCGCCGGGGCGTGCGCTCGCGGCGAAGTACGCCGAGGCGGTCTTTCTCGCTGCCGAATCTCAGGCTCTCGCCGACCAGATCTCTGACATCAAGCGGCTCGCCGAAGAGAACGGGCGCGGGCGCGATGCCGTGAAGTGCCTGATCGCGGGCACCTTCCGTGTGGCCGACACGCACGAGCAAGCGGTGGCCGATCATCAAGCGTTGACCGAGTCGGTTAGCCTCGAGCACGCGGCGACTCTTTACGCGTACTTCACCGGAATCGACCTGCTGTCGCTTGATTTCGACAAGCCGATTCCCGAATCCGCTGCCAACTCCGACAACGGCCGCACGAATGTGGAGCGGTTTCTCGGCCCGAACGCGCCGACCGTGCGCGAGATCCTCACGGAGTTCCGCAGCAACGGGGTAATGGGCAAGCCGTTCCTCGGCACGGCCGAAGAGGCCGTCGATCAGGCTGTCGCGCTCCTCGAAGAGACGGGTGCGGACGGGCTCCTCGTGCAGCCCGAGTCCGATGGATCGCACAACGTGTTCTTCGAAAAGGTCATGCCTGAGTTGCGAAAGCGCGGCCTGCTTAAAGACGCCCCGACCGGAACGACCCTGCGCGAGCAGCTTTTCGGTGAGGGCAACAAGCTGCTGCCGGATGCGCACCCGGGAGCCCGGTTCCGCCGCGGATAG
- a CDS encoding DUF427 domain-containing protein encodes MKSRRVVREVPAAGQESVWDYPRPPRAEPSSERVVIVFGGETIVDTTDSVRVLETSHPPVYYLPTAAFRPGSLVDAPGQSFCEFKGLAGYLSVRGGSLEASRAAWFYPNPSPGYESLVGRVAVYPSAMQQCSVGGEVVTSQEGDFYGGWITSRVVGPFKGAPGTLGW; translated from the coding sequence ATGAAGAGCAGGCGAGTCGTTCGCGAGGTGCCGGCCGCCGGCCAGGAATCTGTGTGGGACTATCCGCGGCCACCCCGCGCCGAACCCTCGAGCGAGCGCGTCGTCATCGTGTTCGGCGGTGAAACGATCGTCGACACGACCGATTCGGTGCGGGTGCTCGAGACGAGCCATCCGCCGGTGTACTACCTGCCGACTGCGGCCTTTCGGCCGGGGTCGCTGGTGGATGCCCCGGGCCAGTCGTTCTGCGAATTCAAGGGTCTCGCCGGGTACCTCTCGGTGCGTGGCGGCTCACTGGAGGCATCCCGCGCCGCCTGGTTCTACCCGAACCCCTCGCCGGGATACGAGTCGCTCGTCGGGCGGGTCGCCGTGTATCCGTCGGCTATGCAACAGTGCTCGGTCGGCGGCGAGGTTGTGACGAGCCAAGAAGGCGACTTCTACGGCGGCTGGATCACCTCCCGCGTCGTCGGTCCGTTCAAGGGAGCTCCGGGCACTCTCGGCTGGTGA